From a single Vanacampus margaritifer isolate UIUO_Vmar chromosome 15, RoL_Vmar_1.0, whole genome shotgun sequence genomic region:
- the LOC144035381 gene encoding uncharacterized protein LOC144035381 isoform X1, protein MNQTVPPLSTLRQLVPPLQLCSAAIWQLAKQKDVMNYQKLQEFVYSVTEAVPGLMNNKQRAQLILGLRARLILELCKDSARGSVDSQMIQSHLERLPVTSDVDAEVKSAETTFVALVRSLLKDPAERAYFFQEVFPVEYGQKYDAALHVLLWELLSKLEKLIPVPDLKQTAAWLGSAPAVLSECIQSTPEELALIFEHCRAAGLFKMQHGPSSTIGSCIMSALSVPPSQKANLSQCAASAHNYSDALHPVALAEAEQYSVVTVYTEMEVQDMAAEVQTDFYQVGVAPCEIATGETLDVANALEMLNKALRKDGVENDTAINHQFANEDETEAKESSAQEDMASRASERPVFETQHSSIPLMDASASWCDLKSIQTGQSLGSSVFKGSDKGNSNEMTSIIFTCSQCPFHHSDDNGPPHFHMQSVRTEDYRKLSGSNAAPIPLESDEIFTSIKLIPKGDADGAAVNDDSGSSRQAGSKEKSLTCETCGRTFTRTSDVRRHQMTHTGERPFRCSQCDRTFQHSWDLVKHESKSHAAAVSFACSPCRASFANLRALTAHHKRCHSDGSHLPHICSICSRSFAAAGELLEHRKSHVAKRYVCAQCGDGFDSLLERSLHRQAHQVKRQFKCPHCEKTYTRRSDVKRHMSTHTGERPHQCSQCGKRFSLRFMLVKHLRVHTGERPFQCSHCAKRFTLASVLARHERMHTGEKPFLCSQCGKAFLSQGELSKHQRSHVDERPFGCSLCAKRFKSKKTQQEHAVSHTGARPYPCSYCGKGFAKPYALTRHHLIHTGERPFPCGYCDKSFLTLSEAQLHRRRHTGERPYACDACQLRFKSSSELACHKRSHSGAAKPSCGHCRKSFPSKARLKKHMETHTELSTE, encoded by the exons ATGAACC aGACTGTCCCACCCCTGTCGACCCTCCGCCAACTGGTGCCCCCTTTGCAGCTGTGCTCGGCCGCCATTTGGCAGCTGGCCAAGCAGAAAGATGTGATGAACTACCAGAAACTCCAAGAGTTTGTGTACTCCGTGACCGAGGCAGTGCCCGGACTGATGAACAACAAGCAGAGAGCCCAGCTCATCCTGGGCCTTCGAGCGAGG CTGATCTTGGAGCTGTGCAAAGACTCTGCCCGAGGTTCTGTGGACTCTCAGATGATCCAGAGCCACTTGGAGAGACTCCCAGTAACCTCCGATGTTGACGCTGAGGTGAAATCAGCAGAGACCACTTTCGTCGCTCTGGTTAGGAGCCTCCTCAAGGATCCAGCCGAACGAGCTTACTTCTTTCAG gaGGTGTTCCCTGTagaatatggacaaaagtatgaTGCAGCCCTACATGTGTTACTTTGGGAGCTCCTCTCAAAATTAGAGAAGTTGATCCCAGTACCAGACCTCAAGCAG ACCGCAGCCTGGCTTGGTTCGGCTCCCGCCGTTTTGAGCGAGTGCATCCAATCCACGCCAGAAGAGCTGGCCTTAATCTTTGAGCACTGCAGGGCTGCTGGACTTTTTAAAATGCAAC ACGGCCCCTCGTCCACCATCGGCAGCTGCATCATGTCCGCTCTGTCCGTCCCGCCCTCCCAAAAAGCAAACCTCTCCCAGTGTGCGGCGTCGGCGCACAACTACTCCGACGCCCTCCATCCCGTGGCTCTCGCCGAGGCTGAGCAGTACAGCGTGGTGACGGTCTACACCGAGATGGAGGTCCAAGACATGGCGGCTGAAGTTCAGACGGATTTTTACCAGGTGGGTGTGGCGCCCTGCGAGATTGCCACGGGCGAGACGCTGGACGTGGCCAACGCGCTGGAAATGCTGAACAAAGCATTGCGAAAGGATGGAGTTGAAAACGACACGGCGATAAACCATCAGTTTGCAAATGAAGATGAGACTGAAGCGAAGGAGTCTTCTGCACAAGAGGACATGGCAAGCCGTGCCTCGGAACGTCCTGTTTTTGAAACGCAACATTCATCCATTCCACTGATGGACGCCTCCGCGAGCTGGTGTGACTTAAAGAG CATTCAAACTGGCCAATCACTTGGCTCGTCTGTGTTTAAGGGAAGTGACAAAG GAAATTCCAATGAGATGACCTCCATCATCTTCACTTGCTCACAGTGTCCCTTCCACCACTCGGACGACAACGGCCCGCCGCACTTCCACATGCAGAGTGTTCGTACCGAGGACTACCGCAAGCTGTCAGGATCCAACGCGGCTCCGATTCCTCTGGAATCGGATGAAATCTTTACATCCATTAAGCTTATCCCCAAAGGAGACGCCGACGGCGCGGCGGTTAACGACGACTCTGGAAGTTCGCGCCAAGCCGGCAGTAAGGAAAAGTCTCTGACGTGCGAGACGTGCGGCAGGACGTTCACGCGCACGTCGGACGTGCGCCGCCACCAGATGACCCACACGGGCGAGCGACCCTTCCGCTGCTCGCAGTGCGATCGCACCTTCCAGCACTCGTGGGACCTGGTCAAGCACGAGAGCAAGTCGCACGCCGCCGCCGTCTCCTTCGCCTGCTCCCCGTGCCGCGCGTCCTTCGCCAACCTGCGCGCGCTCACCGCCCACCACAAGCGCTGCCACTCGGACGGGAGCCACCTGCCGCACATCTGCTCCATCTGCAGCCGCAGCTTCGCCGCCGCCGGCGAGCTGCTGGAGCACCGGAAGTCGCACGTGGCCAAGCGCTACGTCTGCGCGCAGTGCGGCGACGGCTTCGACTCGCTCTTGGAGCGCTCGCTGCACCGGCAGGCGCATCAGGTGAAGCGGCAGTTCAAGTGCCCGCACTGCGAGAAAACCTACACGCGGCGCTCGGACGTGAAGAGGCACATGTCCACGCACACGGGCGAGCGGCCGCACCAGTGCAGCCAGTGCGGCAAGCGGTTCTCGCTGCGCTTCATGCTGGTCAAGCACCTGCGCGTCCACACGGGCGAGCGGCCCTTCCAGTGCTCGCACTGCGCCAAGCGGTTCACCCTGGCGTCGGTGCTGGCGCGCCACGAGAGGATGCATACGGGCGAGAAGCCCTTCCTGTGCTCCCAGTGCGGGAAGGCCTTCCTGTCCCAGGGCGAGCTCTCCAAACATCAGCGCTCGCACGTGGACGAGCGGCCCTTCGGCTGCTCGCTGTGCGCCAAGCGCTTCAAGAGCAAGAAGACGCAGCAGGAGCACGCCGTCTCGCACACCGGCGCCCGCCCTTACCCGTGCAGCTACTGCGGCAAGGGCTTCGCCAAACCCTACGCGCTGACCCGGCACCACCTCATCCACACGGGCGAGAGGCCGTTCCCCTGCGGCTATTGCGACAAGTCCTTCCTCACCCTCAGCGAGGCGCAGCTGCACCGCCGCAGGCACACGGGCGAGCGGCCGTACGCCTGCGACGCCTGCCAGCTCAGGTTCAAGAGTTCGTCCGAGCTGGCGTGTCACAAGCGCAGCCATTCGGGCGCCGCCAAGCCCAGCTGCGGCCACTGTCGGAAGAGCTTCCCATCCAAGGCCAGACTGAAAAAACACATGGAGACGCACACGGAACTTAGCACCGAATGA
- the def6c gene encoding differentially expressed in FDCP 6 homolog has protein sequence MDFKSELLKSIWYAFTSLDVEKCGKVSKSQLKVLSHNLYTVLNIPHDPVALEEHFQDDDDGPVSNHGYMPYLNKYILDKVKEGMFDKEKFDDLCWMMTMKKNRKGPPPEGALLSERNCFKLFCLFNLLSEDRYPLVMIPEEVEYLLKKISSAMSQEWDGKPLEDLASQHPTLHEDGLSVWSFLEHADAGRLLRVTSAEAFSLALHQVFLEMYHNVLKRGYMWKKGHVRRNWTERWFVLKPSSMAYYVGEDLKDKRGEIQLDKTCVIEPIPDREGKRCLFCVKTHNKTYEMSASDQRQKVEWTQAVQTALRLQSEGKPSLHRELKAKRRVQREHSQRERSCSARSSCSSQSEDSSTLEAERTDKDRQDVEIESIIQHARELETRRREVEERERTKQREVQMELERQLEEAQMMRESMRAEMQERAKEAEQQRQRIQELEVTQRKMEAALNIEIQARMEEEKARQELERLLEAEEEKKQQFQLLQEQQRVLRSLSPDEDGDAPDIDHTQDLHADLHAPDALHSASLELQDLRASRQRSHQHLEEVQEKLRNASQHVRHWNVQLNRLMKPIGPGERLEGRSTKHLCPKKEGALASNEFISRFKIRGARNNHTPEEYRDTQEESMEAAHLSDDSEDASETSNGTM, from the exons atggACTTCAAATCGGAGCTGCTCAAGTCCATCTGGTACGCCTTCACCTCGCTGGATGTGGAGAAGTGCGGAAAAGTGTCCAAATCTCAGCTGAAG GTGCTTTCCCACAACCTGTACACGGTGCTGAACATCCCGCACGACCCGGTGGCCTTAGAGGAGCACTTCCAGGATGACGATGACGGCCCCGTGTCCAATCACGGCTACATGCCGTACCTCAATAAATACATCCTGGATAAG GTGAAAGAGGGCATGTTCGACAAGGAGAAGTTTGACGACCTGTGCTGGATGATGACCATGAAGAAGAACCGAAAGGGGCCCCCGCCAGAGGGGGCGCTGTTGTCCGAGAGGAACTGCTTCAAGCTCTTCTGCCTGTTCAACCTGCTGTCCGAGGACCGCTACCCGCTGGTCATGATCCCGGAGGAG GTGGAGTATCTCCTCAAGAAAATCAGCAGCGCCATGAGCCAGGAGTGGGACGGCAAGCCCCTGGAGGACCTGGCGTCCCAGCATCCCACGCTGCACGAGGACGGCCTGTCCGTCTGGAGCTTCCTGGAGCACGCGGACGCCGGACGCCTCCTGCGCGTCACCAGCGCCGAGGCCTTCAGCCTGGCTTTGCACCAGGTCTTCCTGGAGATGTACCACAATGTCCTGAAACGG ggTTACATGTGGAAAAAGGGCCACGTGCGGCGGAACTGGACGGAGCGCTGGTTCGTGCTCAAGCCGTCCTCCATGGCCTACTACGTCGGCGAGGACCTGAAAGACAAGCGAGGGGAGATCCAACTGGACAAGACCTGCGTCATCGAA CCCATTCCGGACCGCGAGGGAAAACGTTGCTTGTTCTGTGTCAAAACGCACAACAAAACCTACGAGATGAGCGCTTCGGACCAGAGGCAGAAAGTTGAGTGGACACAAG CCGTGCAGACGGCCCTGCGCCTGCAGAGCGAGGGCAAGCCGTCGCTGCACCGTGAGCTCAAAGCCAAGAGGCGGGTCCAGCGGGAGCACAGCCAACGGGAGCGCAGCTGCAGCGCCcgcagcagctgcagcagccaatcagaggactCCAGCACCCTGGAGGCGGAGCGGACCGATAAGGACCGGCAGGATGTGGAGATCGAGAGCATCATACAG CATGCGCGAGAGCTGGAAACCCGGCGGCGGGAGGTGGAGGAGCGGGAGAGGACGAAGCAGAGGGAGGTGCAGATGGAGCTGGAGAGACAACTGGAAGAGGCCCAGATG ATGAGGGAGAGCATGAGGGCGGAGATGCAGGAGCGGGCCAAGGAGGCCGAGCAGCAGCGCCAGAGAATAcaagagctggaggtcacgcaGCGCAAAATGGAGGCCGCACTCAACATAGAGATACAGGCGCggatggaggaggagaaggccAGGCAGGAGTTGGAGAG GCTGCTTGAGGCCGAGGAGGAAAAGAAACAGCAGTTCCAGCTCCTCCAGGAGCAGCAGCGGGTCCTGCGCAGCCTCAGCCCCGACGAGGACGGCGACGCCCCCGACATCGATCACACCCAAGACCTCCACGCGGACCTCCACGCCCCCGACGCCCTTCACTCGGCCTCGTTGGAGCTCCAGGACCTGCGGGCGTCACGACAGAGGAGCCACCAGCACCTGGAG GAAGTACAGGAGAAGCTTAGGAACGCCAGTCAACATGTCCGCCACTGGAATGTCCAACTGAACCGCCTCATGAAGCCAATCGGCCCTGGAG AACGCTTAGAAGGTCGTTCCACCAAACATTTGTGCCCCAAGAAGGAAGGTGCCCTGGCCAGCAATGAGTTCATCTCCAGGTTCAAGATCCGAGGCGCTCGCAATAACCACACGCCCGAGGAGTACCGGGACACGCAGGAGGAGAGCATGGAGGCAGCACACCTGTCGGACGACTCTGAAGACGCGTCAGAAACTTCCAACGGAACAATGTGA
- the LOC144035381 gene encoding uncharacterized protein LOC144035381 isoform X2, translated as MNQTVPPLSTLRQLVPPLQLCSAAIWQLAKQKDVMNYQKLQEFVYSVTEAVPGLMNNKQRAQLILGLRARLILELCKDSARGSVDSQMIQSHLERLPVTSDVDAEVKSAETTFVALVRSLLKDPAERAYFFQEVFPVEYGQKYDAALHVLLWELLSKLEKLIPVPDLKQTAAWLGSAPAVLSECIQSTPEELALIFEHCRAAGLFKMQHGPSSTIGSCIMSALSVPPSQKANLSQCAASAHNYSDALHPVALAEAEQYSVVTVYTEMEVQDMAAEVQTDFYQVGVAPCEIATGETLDVANALEMLNKALRKDGVENDTAINHQFANEDETEAKESSAQEDMASRASERPVFETQHSSIPLMDASASCIQTGQSLGSSVFKGSDKGNSNEMTSIIFTCSQCPFHHSDDNGPPHFHMQSVRTEDYRKLSGSNAAPIPLESDEIFTSIKLIPKGDADGAAVNDDSGSSRQAGSKEKSLTCETCGRTFTRTSDVRRHQMTHTGERPFRCSQCDRTFQHSWDLVKHESKSHAAAVSFACSPCRASFANLRALTAHHKRCHSDGSHLPHICSICSRSFAAAGELLEHRKSHVAKRYVCAQCGDGFDSLLERSLHRQAHQVKRQFKCPHCEKTYTRRSDVKRHMSTHTGERPHQCSQCGKRFSLRFMLVKHLRVHTGERPFQCSHCAKRFTLASVLARHERMHTGEKPFLCSQCGKAFLSQGELSKHQRSHVDERPFGCSLCAKRFKSKKTQQEHAVSHTGARPYPCSYCGKGFAKPYALTRHHLIHTGERPFPCGYCDKSFLTLSEAQLHRRRHTGERPYACDACQLRFKSSSELACHKRSHSGAAKPSCGHCRKSFPSKARLKKHMETHTELSTE; from the exons ATGAACC aGACTGTCCCACCCCTGTCGACCCTCCGCCAACTGGTGCCCCCTTTGCAGCTGTGCTCGGCCGCCATTTGGCAGCTGGCCAAGCAGAAAGATGTGATGAACTACCAGAAACTCCAAGAGTTTGTGTACTCCGTGACCGAGGCAGTGCCCGGACTGATGAACAACAAGCAGAGAGCCCAGCTCATCCTGGGCCTTCGAGCGAGG CTGATCTTGGAGCTGTGCAAAGACTCTGCCCGAGGTTCTGTGGACTCTCAGATGATCCAGAGCCACTTGGAGAGACTCCCAGTAACCTCCGATGTTGACGCTGAGGTGAAATCAGCAGAGACCACTTTCGTCGCTCTGGTTAGGAGCCTCCTCAAGGATCCAGCCGAACGAGCTTACTTCTTTCAG gaGGTGTTCCCTGTagaatatggacaaaagtatgaTGCAGCCCTACATGTGTTACTTTGGGAGCTCCTCTCAAAATTAGAGAAGTTGATCCCAGTACCAGACCTCAAGCAG ACCGCAGCCTGGCTTGGTTCGGCTCCCGCCGTTTTGAGCGAGTGCATCCAATCCACGCCAGAAGAGCTGGCCTTAATCTTTGAGCACTGCAGGGCTGCTGGACTTTTTAAAATGCAAC ACGGCCCCTCGTCCACCATCGGCAGCTGCATCATGTCCGCTCTGTCCGTCCCGCCCTCCCAAAAAGCAAACCTCTCCCAGTGTGCGGCGTCGGCGCACAACTACTCCGACGCCCTCCATCCCGTGGCTCTCGCCGAGGCTGAGCAGTACAGCGTGGTGACGGTCTACACCGAGATGGAGGTCCAAGACATGGCGGCTGAAGTTCAGACGGATTTTTACCAGGTGGGTGTGGCGCCCTGCGAGATTGCCACGGGCGAGACGCTGGACGTGGCCAACGCGCTGGAAATGCTGAACAAAGCATTGCGAAAGGATGGAGTTGAAAACGACACGGCGATAAACCATCAGTTTGCAAATGAAGATGAGACTGAAGCGAAGGAGTCTTCTGCACAAGAGGACATGGCAAGCCGTGCCTCGGAACGTCCTGTTTTTGAAACGCAACATTCATCCATTCCACTGATGGACGCCTCCGCGAGCTG CATTCAAACTGGCCAATCACTTGGCTCGTCTGTGTTTAAGGGAAGTGACAAAG GAAATTCCAATGAGATGACCTCCATCATCTTCACTTGCTCACAGTGTCCCTTCCACCACTCGGACGACAACGGCCCGCCGCACTTCCACATGCAGAGTGTTCGTACCGAGGACTACCGCAAGCTGTCAGGATCCAACGCGGCTCCGATTCCTCTGGAATCGGATGAAATCTTTACATCCATTAAGCTTATCCCCAAAGGAGACGCCGACGGCGCGGCGGTTAACGACGACTCTGGAAGTTCGCGCCAAGCCGGCAGTAAGGAAAAGTCTCTGACGTGCGAGACGTGCGGCAGGACGTTCACGCGCACGTCGGACGTGCGCCGCCACCAGATGACCCACACGGGCGAGCGACCCTTCCGCTGCTCGCAGTGCGATCGCACCTTCCAGCACTCGTGGGACCTGGTCAAGCACGAGAGCAAGTCGCACGCCGCCGCCGTCTCCTTCGCCTGCTCCCCGTGCCGCGCGTCCTTCGCCAACCTGCGCGCGCTCACCGCCCACCACAAGCGCTGCCACTCGGACGGGAGCCACCTGCCGCACATCTGCTCCATCTGCAGCCGCAGCTTCGCCGCCGCCGGCGAGCTGCTGGAGCACCGGAAGTCGCACGTGGCCAAGCGCTACGTCTGCGCGCAGTGCGGCGACGGCTTCGACTCGCTCTTGGAGCGCTCGCTGCACCGGCAGGCGCATCAGGTGAAGCGGCAGTTCAAGTGCCCGCACTGCGAGAAAACCTACACGCGGCGCTCGGACGTGAAGAGGCACATGTCCACGCACACGGGCGAGCGGCCGCACCAGTGCAGCCAGTGCGGCAAGCGGTTCTCGCTGCGCTTCATGCTGGTCAAGCACCTGCGCGTCCACACGGGCGAGCGGCCCTTCCAGTGCTCGCACTGCGCCAAGCGGTTCACCCTGGCGTCGGTGCTGGCGCGCCACGAGAGGATGCATACGGGCGAGAAGCCCTTCCTGTGCTCCCAGTGCGGGAAGGCCTTCCTGTCCCAGGGCGAGCTCTCCAAACATCAGCGCTCGCACGTGGACGAGCGGCCCTTCGGCTGCTCGCTGTGCGCCAAGCGCTTCAAGAGCAAGAAGACGCAGCAGGAGCACGCCGTCTCGCACACCGGCGCCCGCCCTTACCCGTGCAGCTACTGCGGCAAGGGCTTCGCCAAACCCTACGCGCTGACCCGGCACCACCTCATCCACACGGGCGAGAGGCCGTTCCCCTGCGGCTATTGCGACAAGTCCTTCCTCACCCTCAGCGAGGCGCAGCTGCACCGCCGCAGGCACACGGGCGAGCGGCCGTACGCCTGCGACGCCTGCCAGCTCAGGTTCAAGAGTTCGTCCGAGCTGGCGTGTCACAAGCGCAGCCATTCGGGCGCCGCCAAGCCCAGCTGCGGCCACTGTCGGAAGAGCTTCCCATCCAAGGCCAGACTGAAAAAACACATGGAGACGCACACGGAACTTAGCACCGAATGA
- the LOC144035381 gene encoding uncharacterized protein LOC144035381 isoform X3 — MNYQKLQEFVYSVTEAVPGLMNNKQRAQLILGLRARLILELCKDSARGSVDSQMIQSHLERLPVTSDVDAEVKSAETTFVALVRSLLKDPAERAYFFQEVFPVEYGQKYDAALHVLLWELLSKLEKLIPVPDLKQTAAWLGSAPAVLSECIQSTPEELALIFEHCRAAGLFKMQHGPSSTIGSCIMSALSVPPSQKANLSQCAASAHNYSDALHPVALAEAEQYSVVTVYTEMEVQDMAAEVQTDFYQVGVAPCEIATGETLDVANALEMLNKALRKDGVENDTAINHQFANEDETEAKESSAQEDMASRASERPVFETQHSSIPLMDASASWCDLKSIQTGQSLGSSVFKGSDKGNSNEMTSIIFTCSQCPFHHSDDNGPPHFHMQSVRTEDYRKLSGSNAAPIPLESDEIFTSIKLIPKGDADGAAVNDDSGSSRQAGSKEKSLTCETCGRTFTRTSDVRRHQMTHTGERPFRCSQCDRTFQHSWDLVKHESKSHAAAVSFACSPCRASFANLRALTAHHKRCHSDGSHLPHICSICSRSFAAAGELLEHRKSHVAKRYVCAQCGDGFDSLLERSLHRQAHQVKRQFKCPHCEKTYTRRSDVKRHMSTHTGERPHQCSQCGKRFSLRFMLVKHLRVHTGERPFQCSHCAKRFTLASVLARHERMHTGEKPFLCSQCGKAFLSQGELSKHQRSHVDERPFGCSLCAKRFKSKKTQQEHAVSHTGARPYPCSYCGKGFAKPYALTRHHLIHTGERPFPCGYCDKSFLTLSEAQLHRRRHTGERPYACDACQLRFKSSSELACHKRSHSGAAKPSCGHCRKSFPSKARLKKHMETHTELSTE; from the exons ATGAACTACCAGAAACTCCAAGAGTTTGTGTACTCCGTGACCGAGGCAGTGCCCGGACTGATGAACAACAAGCAGAGAGCCCAGCTCATCCTGGGCCTTCGAGCGAGG CTGATCTTGGAGCTGTGCAAAGACTCTGCCCGAGGTTCTGTGGACTCTCAGATGATCCAGAGCCACTTGGAGAGACTCCCAGTAACCTCCGATGTTGACGCTGAGGTGAAATCAGCAGAGACCACTTTCGTCGCTCTGGTTAGGAGCCTCCTCAAGGATCCAGCCGAACGAGCTTACTTCTTTCAG gaGGTGTTCCCTGTagaatatggacaaaagtatgaTGCAGCCCTACATGTGTTACTTTGGGAGCTCCTCTCAAAATTAGAGAAGTTGATCCCAGTACCAGACCTCAAGCAG ACCGCAGCCTGGCTTGGTTCGGCTCCCGCCGTTTTGAGCGAGTGCATCCAATCCACGCCAGAAGAGCTGGCCTTAATCTTTGAGCACTGCAGGGCTGCTGGACTTTTTAAAATGCAAC ACGGCCCCTCGTCCACCATCGGCAGCTGCATCATGTCCGCTCTGTCCGTCCCGCCCTCCCAAAAAGCAAACCTCTCCCAGTGTGCGGCGTCGGCGCACAACTACTCCGACGCCCTCCATCCCGTGGCTCTCGCCGAGGCTGAGCAGTACAGCGTGGTGACGGTCTACACCGAGATGGAGGTCCAAGACATGGCGGCTGAAGTTCAGACGGATTTTTACCAGGTGGGTGTGGCGCCCTGCGAGATTGCCACGGGCGAGACGCTGGACGTGGCCAACGCGCTGGAAATGCTGAACAAAGCATTGCGAAAGGATGGAGTTGAAAACGACACGGCGATAAACCATCAGTTTGCAAATGAAGATGAGACTGAAGCGAAGGAGTCTTCTGCACAAGAGGACATGGCAAGCCGTGCCTCGGAACGTCCTGTTTTTGAAACGCAACATTCATCCATTCCACTGATGGACGCCTCCGCGAGCTGGTGTGACTTAAAGAG CATTCAAACTGGCCAATCACTTGGCTCGTCTGTGTTTAAGGGAAGTGACAAAG GAAATTCCAATGAGATGACCTCCATCATCTTCACTTGCTCACAGTGTCCCTTCCACCACTCGGACGACAACGGCCCGCCGCACTTCCACATGCAGAGTGTTCGTACCGAGGACTACCGCAAGCTGTCAGGATCCAACGCGGCTCCGATTCCTCTGGAATCGGATGAAATCTTTACATCCATTAAGCTTATCCCCAAAGGAGACGCCGACGGCGCGGCGGTTAACGACGACTCTGGAAGTTCGCGCCAAGCCGGCAGTAAGGAAAAGTCTCTGACGTGCGAGACGTGCGGCAGGACGTTCACGCGCACGTCGGACGTGCGCCGCCACCAGATGACCCACACGGGCGAGCGACCCTTCCGCTGCTCGCAGTGCGATCGCACCTTCCAGCACTCGTGGGACCTGGTCAAGCACGAGAGCAAGTCGCACGCCGCCGCCGTCTCCTTCGCCTGCTCCCCGTGCCGCGCGTCCTTCGCCAACCTGCGCGCGCTCACCGCCCACCACAAGCGCTGCCACTCGGACGGGAGCCACCTGCCGCACATCTGCTCCATCTGCAGCCGCAGCTTCGCCGCCGCCGGCGAGCTGCTGGAGCACCGGAAGTCGCACGTGGCCAAGCGCTACGTCTGCGCGCAGTGCGGCGACGGCTTCGACTCGCTCTTGGAGCGCTCGCTGCACCGGCAGGCGCATCAGGTGAAGCGGCAGTTCAAGTGCCCGCACTGCGAGAAAACCTACACGCGGCGCTCGGACGTGAAGAGGCACATGTCCACGCACACGGGCGAGCGGCCGCACCAGTGCAGCCAGTGCGGCAAGCGGTTCTCGCTGCGCTTCATGCTGGTCAAGCACCTGCGCGTCCACACGGGCGAGCGGCCCTTCCAGTGCTCGCACTGCGCCAAGCGGTTCACCCTGGCGTCGGTGCTGGCGCGCCACGAGAGGATGCATACGGGCGAGAAGCCCTTCCTGTGCTCCCAGTGCGGGAAGGCCTTCCTGTCCCAGGGCGAGCTCTCCAAACATCAGCGCTCGCACGTGGACGAGCGGCCCTTCGGCTGCTCGCTGTGCGCCAAGCGCTTCAAGAGCAAGAAGACGCAGCAGGAGCACGCCGTCTCGCACACCGGCGCCCGCCCTTACCCGTGCAGCTACTGCGGCAAGGGCTTCGCCAAACCCTACGCGCTGACCCGGCACCACCTCATCCACACGGGCGAGAGGCCGTTCCCCTGCGGCTATTGCGACAAGTCCTTCCTCACCCTCAGCGAGGCGCAGCTGCACCGCCGCAGGCACACGGGCGAGCGGCCGTACGCCTGCGACGCCTGCCAGCTCAGGTTCAAGAGTTCGTCCGAGCTGGCGTGTCACAAGCGCAGCCATTCGGGCGCCGCCAAGCCCAGCTGCGGCCACTGTCGGAAGAGCTTCCCATCCAAGGCCAGACTGAAAAAACACATGGAGACGCACACGGAACTTAGCACCGAATGA